The proteins below come from a single Saccharopolyspora sp. SCSIO 74807 genomic window:
- the eccB gene encoding type VII secretion protein EccB yields the protein MPTDSADRTRSRTLGGYPAEPYLGRESCRRRMASTPTTKSQVQAYRFVLRRMESALVRKDAVMLHDPMGSHKRATVAGAILACIGIIGFLVWGLFGGKGSVPQPGSIVIGKDSGSVYVVTADQQAQKRLIPMLNMASAKLLVMAQGGGQGGQAVQATTVKEAALGEFPRGPRTGMVNAPNYLPDPNNIADPSWAICDVGQVADDLNVSGSARPANVETTVIGGDPNHGTELAENQSLFVRDQASGQEYLMYRVDGAPGNPNTRTVKAKVDRSERAVMDIYGLNGQTPRTISTKMLNAVPEVPELRIPEAPSGTVDYMQNSYDSGDVVRQTVAGNPDKFYVLLPSGKQEISAGAAAVLHADKPRSEGIPNATGTITDAQSAPDGQQMALETFPTVVPKPVPFQQADTSCLSWRNINGGQHITVTTNKGSPAKAAPVKLAQFDGTGPNVDYFYMPAGKAGVVRAAFNEPGAESGPIYLVSDQGVVYGVKDGKTAQGLGVTNNPGSIKAGPARILGTLPRGDFLDPAQASFVYDSIPVPPGGVNRPPPQAQQQSGTAGS from the coding sequence ATGCCCACGGACTCGGCGGATCGGACCCGTTCGCGGACTCTCGGCGGCTATCCTGCGGAACCGTACCTCGGACGGGAGAGCTGTAGGCGAAGAATGGCATCAACACCCACAACGAAGTCACAGGTCCAGGCGTACCGGTTCGTCCTTCGCCGCATGGAATCGGCACTGGTCCGCAAAGACGCCGTGATGCTGCACGATCCGATGGGTTCGCATAAGCGCGCGACCGTCGCGGGCGCGATCCTCGCCTGCATCGGCATCATCGGATTCCTGGTGTGGGGACTGTTCGGCGGCAAGGGTTCGGTGCCGCAGCCGGGCTCGATCGTGATCGGCAAGGACAGCGGCAGCGTATACGTCGTCACCGCCGACCAGCAGGCGCAGAAGCGGCTGATCCCGATGCTGAACATGGCATCGGCGAAGCTGCTGGTGATGGCCCAGGGTGGTGGCCAGGGCGGGCAGGCGGTGCAGGCCACCACCGTAAAGGAGGCCGCGCTGGGCGAATTCCCGCGCGGGCCGCGCACCGGGATGGTCAACGCGCCGAACTACCTGCCGGACCCGAACAACATCGCCGATCCGTCCTGGGCGATCTGCGACGTGGGCCAGGTCGCCGACGACCTCAACGTCTCCGGCTCGGCGCGCCCGGCGAACGTGGAGACCACCGTCATCGGCGGGGATCCCAACCACGGCACCGAGTTGGCCGAGAACCAGTCGCTGTTCGTGCGGGACCAGGCGTCCGGGCAGGAATACCTGATGTACCGGGTGGACGGTGCGCCGGGCAACCCGAACACCCGCACGGTGAAGGCGAAGGTGGACCGCTCCGAGCGGGCCGTGATGGACATCTACGGGCTGAACGGGCAGACCCCGCGCACCATCAGCACGAAGATGCTCAACGCCGTCCCGGAGGTGCCGGAGCTGCGGATCCCGGAGGCGCCCAGCGGCACGGTCGACTACATGCAGAACTCCTACGACTCCGGTGACGTGGTCCGCCAGACCGTCGCGGGCAACCCGGACAAGTTCTACGTGCTGCTGCCCAGCGGGAAGCAGGAGATCAGCGCCGGTGCGGCCGCCGTGCTGCACGCGGACAAGCCGCGCTCGGAAGGCATTCCGAACGCCACCGGCACGATCACCGACGCGCAGTCCGCACCGGACGGGCAGCAGATGGCGCTGGAGACCTTCCCGACCGTGGTGCCGAAGCCGGTGCCGTTCCAGCAGGCCGACACGTCCTGCCTGAGCTGGCGCAACATCAACGGCGGGCAGCACATCACGGTCACCACGAACAAGGGCAGCCCGGCGAAGGCCGCGCCGGTGAAGCTGGCCCAGTTCGACGGGACCGGCCCGAACGTGGACTACTTCTACATGCCCGCTGGCAAGGCCGGGGTGGTGCGCGCGGCGTTCAACGAGCCGGGTGCCGAGTCCGGGCCGATCTACCTGGTGTCCGACCAGGGCGTGGTCTACGGCGTGAAGGACGGGAAGACGGCGCAGGGGCTGGGCGTGACCAACAACCCCGGGTCGATCAAGGCGGGGCCGGCGCGGATTCTTGGCACGTTGCCGCGCGGTGACTTCCTCGATCCGGCGCAGGCGAGCTTCGTCTACGACTCCATCCCGGTGCCGCCGGGCGGGGTGAACCGGCCGCCGCCGCAGGCGCAGCAGCAATCCGGCACTGCCGGGAGCTGA
- the eccE gene encoding type VII secretion protein EccE, translated as MSVSTQHPAQPNASAPGGARTRIRARRRTIGASLGAMPVANIVVIEVGLAIGLILVWLNELLWPVAAGVAGLALIIALLRRRGRWFTQWFGLVLQYRTRSHTRRSEPPSADVSELAEDINGDGIIGPDENHRVALLRIAVEDLVVARGRDHDRNPVGLAWHDGKWTAVLMVDPTPPLLKPTETALNLPLGVLAPCLEDRGVVLDAIQVIWHCYPGSSSLPADSPALNSYLEMVGPTAAAARRSTWVAVRLDPQRCAKAVGERGGGVVGAHRALIGALSRVRNALSGCGIPTRPLDPDELLQAGISSAELNDSLREQRPVGLTERWNSVTAGSVGHSSYAITGWPNHMSDSINALTGVRALSTSIAMSIAPSGEDGEVGLRGLVRVSARTPSALNASDERLREISNRLNLTLTPLRGMQLAGLTGTLPLGGAA; from the coding sequence ATGTCCGTCAGCACGCAACATCCGGCCCAGCCGAACGCCTCCGCTCCCGGCGGCGCCCGCACGCGCATCCGCGCGCGGCGGCGCACCATCGGCGCGAGCCTCGGGGCGATGCCGGTGGCCAACATCGTCGTCATCGAGGTCGGCCTGGCGATCGGCTTGATCCTGGTGTGGCTCAACGAGCTGCTGTGGCCGGTGGCCGCGGGCGTTGCCGGACTCGCGTTGATCATCGCGCTGCTGCGCAGGCGCGGGCGGTGGTTCACCCAGTGGTTCGGACTGGTGCTGCAGTACCGCACCCGCAGCCACACCCGCCGGTCCGAACCGCCGTCCGCGGACGTCAGCGAACTCGCCGAGGACATCAACGGCGACGGCATCATCGGCCCGGACGAGAACCACCGCGTGGCGCTGCTGCGGATCGCCGTCGAGGACCTGGTCGTCGCGCGCGGCCGGGACCACGACCGCAATCCCGTCGGTTTGGCCTGGCACGACGGCAAATGGACCGCGGTGCTGATGGTCGACCCGACCCCGCCGCTGCTCAAGCCCACCGAGACCGCGTTGAACCTGCCGCTGGGCGTGCTCGCGCCCTGCCTGGAGGACCGCGGCGTGGTGCTGGACGCGATCCAGGTCATCTGGCACTGCTACCCCGGCAGTTCGTCGCTGCCCGCGGATTCCCCCGCGCTGAACTCGTACCTGGAGATGGTGGGGCCGACCGCGGCGGCCGCGCGCCGCAGCACGTGGGTGGCGGTCCGGCTGGACCCGCAGCGCTGCGCGAAGGCCGTCGGCGAACGCGGCGGTGGCGTGGTCGGTGCGCACCGGGCGCTGATCGGCGCGCTCTCCCGGGTGCGCAACGCGCTCAGCGGATGCGGCATCCCAACCCGTCCGCTGGACCCGGACGAGCTGCTGCAGGCGGGCATCTCCTCGGCCGAGCTGAACGACTCGCTGCGCGAACAGCGCCCGGTCGGGCTGACCGAGCGGTGGAACAGCGTCACCGCGGGCAGCGTCGGGCACTCCAGCTACGCGATCACCGGCTGGCCGAACCACATGAGCGACAGCATCAACGCACTGACCGGCGTGCGGGCGCTGTCCACCAGCATCGCGATGTCCATCGCACCGTCCGGTGAGGACGGTGAGGTCGGGCTGCGCGGCCTGGTCCGGGTCAGCGCCCGGACCCCTTCGGCCCTGAACGCTTCGGACGAACGACTGCGCGAGATCAGCAACCGGCTCAACCTGACCCTCACCCCGCTGCGCGGGATGCAGCTGGCCGGGCTGACCGGAACGCTGCCGCTGGGAGGTGCGGCATGA
- a CDS encoding deoxyribodipyrimidine photo-lyase produces the protein MSAPAILWFRRDLRLGDHPALQEAARRGPVIGLFVLDEALLGPSGPARRTFLYRCLRELDEQLGGKLLVLRGEPERVVPELAERTGASSVHVSADTGPYGRRRDERVREALRGREALGADVEWVPTGSPYAVTPGRITKRDGAPYKVFTPFRRAWDEHGRPKPARTSASAADWTLPRRVGAVPIPDDEELGELVLPPAGESAAKKRWREFLKSTVHEYERDRDRPDHAGTSRMSPYLRWGCVHPRTLLADLDGRGGEGVDSYRNELAFREFYADVLWHWPESARRNFDARFDRMRLDTGADAWERFEAWCAGRTGFPVVDAGMRQLLAVGWMHNRIRMVVASFLVKDLHLPWWWGARHFMRHLVDGDLASNQHGWQWAAGTGTDAAPYFRIFNPITQGTRFDPDGAYVREFVPELRGLSAKSTHEPWKLPDGPPNGYPGPIVEHHHERQESLARYGEIKT, from the coding sequence ATGAGCGCACCCGCGATTCTGTGGTTCCGCCGCGACCTACGCCTCGGTGATCACCCGGCGTTGCAGGAAGCGGCCCGCCGCGGCCCGGTGATCGGGTTGTTCGTGCTGGACGAGGCGCTGCTCGGGCCGTCAGGGCCTGCGCGCCGCACGTTCCTGTACCGGTGCCTGCGGGAACTCGACGAGCAGCTCGGCGGGAAGTTGCTGGTGCTGCGCGGTGAGCCGGAGCGGGTGGTGCCGGAACTGGCCGAGCGGACGGGCGCGAGCAGCGTGCACGTCTCCGCCGACACCGGGCCGTACGGACGCCGCCGCGATGAGCGGGTCCGGGAAGCGCTGCGGGGCCGGGAAGCGCTGGGAGCCGATGTCGAGTGGGTGCCGACCGGTTCGCCGTACGCGGTCACCCCTGGCCGGATCACCAAGCGGGACGGCGCGCCGTACAAGGTGTTCACGCCGTTCCGCCGCGCATGGGACGAGCACGGCCGCCCGAAGCCCGCCCGCACGAGCGCGTCCGCTGCGGACTGGACGCTGCCGCGCCGGGTAGGTGCGGTGCCGATCCCGGACGACGAGGAACTCGGCGAACTGGTGCTGCCGCCTGCGGGGGAGTCCGCGGCGAAGAAGCGCTGGCGGGAATTCCTCAAGTCCACTGTGCACGAATACGAGCGGGACCGGGACCGCCCGGACCACGCCGGGACGAGCCGGATGTCGCCGTACCTGCGCTGGGGGTGCGTGCACCCGCGGACGCTGCTGGCTGATCTGGACGGGCGCGGCGGCGAAGGCGTCGACAGCTACCGCAACGAGCTGGCGTTCCGCGAGTTCTACGCCGATGTGCTGTGGCACTGGCCGGAAAGCGCGCGGCGCAACTTCGACGCGCGGTTCGATCGGATGCGGCTGGACACCGGCGCCGACGCCTGGGAGCGGTTCGAGGCGTGGTGCGCCGGACGCACCGGATTCCCCGTGGTCGACGCCGGGATGCGGCAGCTGCTCGCGGTCGGGTGGATGCACAACCGGATTCGCATGGTGGTGGCGAGTTTCCTGGTCAAAGACCTGCACCTGCCGTGGTGGTGGGGCGCCCGGCACTTCATGCGGCACCTGGTCGACGGGGACCTGGCCTCGAACCAGCACGGCTGGCAGTGGGCGGCCGGGACGGGCACCGACGCGGCGCCGTACTTCCGGATCTTCAACCCGATCACCCAGGGCACGAGGTTCGACCCGGACGGCGCCTACGTGCGCGAGTTCGTCCCGGAACTGCGCGGGCTCAGCGCCAAGTCGACGCACGAGCCGTGGAAACTGCCCGACGGGCCGCCGAACGGCTATCCCGGCCCGATCGTCGAGCACCACCACGAACGCCAGGAGTCCCTGGCCCGCTACGGCGAGATCAAGACCTGA
- a CDS encoding citrate synthase, which yields MPDETAKRTVALRYDGGEHEMQVTQPTEGSPGVDLGKLLSQTGLVTLDPGFVNTASCESNITYIDGDAGVLRYRGYPIEELAAKSNFIEVSYLLIYGELPTQAQYDEFNDRVQRHTLLHEDLKQFFDGFPRDAHPMPVLSSAVSALSTFYQDSLDPFDENQVELSTVRLLAKLPTIAAYAYKKSVGQPFLYPDNSLGLVENFLRMTFGFPAEPYEVDPALTRALDLLFILHADHEQNCSTSTVRMVGSSEANLFASTSAGINALFGPLHGGANSAVLEMLEGIHNNGDDVDSFVNRVKNKEPGVKLMGFGHRVYKNYDPRAAIVKKTADEVLSKLGANDPLLDIAMRLEERALADDYFVERKLYPNVDFYTGLIYKAMGFPTKYFTVLFALGRLPGWIAHWREMLVDPARKISRPRQVYTGAAERSYQPIGER from the coding sequence TGGCGAGCACGAAATGCAGGTGACGCAGCCCACCGAAGGCTCGCCCGGTGTGGATCTCGGGAAGCTGCTGTCCCAGACCGGTTTGGTGACGCTGGACCCGGGTTTCGTCAACACCGCGTCCTGCGAGTCCAACATCACCTACATCGACGGGGACGCGGGTGTCCTGCGCTACCGCGGCTACCCGATCGAGGAGCTGGCCGCCAAGTCGAACTTCATCGAGGTCAGCTACCTGCTGATCTACGGTGAGCTGCCCACCCAGGCGCAGTACGACGAGTTCAACGACCGGGTCCAGCGGCACACCCTGCTGCACGAGGACCTCAAGCAGTTCTTCGACGGCTTCCCGCGCGACGCGCACCCGATGCCGGTGCTGTCCTCGGCGGTGTCCGCGCTGTCCACCTTCTACCAGGACAGCCTCGACCCGTTCGACGAGAACCAGGTGGAGCTGTCCACCGTGCGGCTGCTGGCGAAGCTGCCCACGATCGCCGCCTACGCCTACAAGAAGTCCGTCGGCCAGCCGTTCCTGTACCCGGACAACTCGCTGGGGCTGGTGGAGAACTTCCTGCGGATGACCTTCGGGTTCCCCGCCGAGCCCTACGAGGTCGACCCCGCGCTGACCCGCGCGCTGGACCTGCTGTTCATCCTGCACGCCGACCACGAGCAGAACTGCTCGACCTCCACGGTGCGGATGGTCGGCTCCTCGGAGGCGAACCTGTTCGCCAGCACCTCGGCGGGCATCAACGCGCTGTTCGGGCCGCTGCACGGCGGGGCGAACAGCGCGGTGCTGGAGATGCTGGAAGGCATCCACAACAACGGCGACGACGTGGATTCGTTCGTCAACCGGGTCAAGAACAAGGAGCCCGGTGTGAAGCTGATGGGCTTCGGGCACCGGGTGTACAAGAACTACGACCCGCGCGCGGCGATCGTGAAGAAGACCGCCGACGAGGTGCTGAGCAAGCTCGGCGCGAACGACCCGCTGCTGGACATCGCGATGCGGCTGGAGGAGCGGGCGCTGGCCGACGACTACTTCGTCGAGCGCAAGCTGTACCCGAACGTCGACTTCTACACCGGCCTGATCTACAAGGCGATGGGGTTCCCGACGAAGTACTTCACCGTGCTGTTCGCGCTCGGCCGGCTGCCCGGCTGGATCGCGCACTGGCGGGAGATGCTGGTCGACCCGGCCCGCAAGATCAGCCGTCCGCGCCAGGTCTACACCGGCGCGGCCGAGCGCTCCTACCAGCCCATCGGCGAGCGCTGA